The DNA region aaattattctattataaagacacatgcacgtgtatgtttattgcagcattattcacaatagcaatcaTGGACATGACATGGAATGAACCTAAAttctcatcaatgatagactggataaagaaaatgtggtacatatacatcatggaataccaggcagccataaaaaaggaataagatcatgtcctttgcagagacatcagtggagctggaggccactatcattagcaaactaatgcaggaacagaaaaccaaagaccagatgttctcacttataagtgggagctaaatgatgagaacacatagatacaCGAGGGCAagaaacacacactggggcctgtcagagggctgagggagggaggagggagaggatcaggaagaatagctaacgGATGCTGGGCTTAAACCTGGGATGATCtgtgcggcaaaccaccatggcacatgtttacctgtgcaACAAACCTATAtatcctgtacatgtacccctgaacttaaaacaaaagttggaaattttttttaaaaatggtttttatccTATCTGTAAAAGTTGAGAGTAGAATGTTAAAAATGTAACAGAAATGTTGTGTGATATTATCAGACTGGGATCAGGGGAGGTTAATCAGGTAAATTATCTAAGTGCAGGGTCAgatcctgtttttatttaaaatttgtattttgttcaacataatttttatactaatattgttttgttttgttttttttttttggttttttgtttgagacagagttttgctcttgttgcccaggctgaagtgcaatggcgcaatctcgactgactgcaaactccacctcccaggctcatgcaattctcctggctcagcctcacaagtagctgggattacaggcatgcaccaccatgcttagctaattttgtatttttagtagagatggggcttctccatattggtcaggctggtctcaaactcccaacctcaggtgatcttcctacctcggcctcccaaagtgctgagattataggcgtgagccaccacacccagcccaatattgtttttttaagtaCTAGATTAAActactttttttaattaatgaatttttTAGTGCTTGCTTGAATTTTGCACCCAAGGGTTGGCCTTCACTTTCCTCACTCTTATGCTAGATCTAGATACGGTTGAGGAAATCTCCCAGAaagtagaaacaaaaacaaacaccacaaaagaaacaaacaaaaatagacaatatgggagataaaatttaagaaaattagtaGATAAATCTAGAAGATGAAATATCCAAATAAAAGAATTCCaggtaaagaggaaagaaaaaacacagggaCGGGAATCATCAGAAAAATCATACTAGAAATCTCCTAGAAGAGGAAGACCAGAGTCTCTACCTGAAAGTACTCACCAAGTACCTAGCACCGGATAAATACTCATACCAAGGCCCATCAGTTTACATTTTCAGAAAACTGGAGACATAGAGAAGATCCTACAAGCTTCCAGAGAGAACCCACAGATCACCACAGAGCATCAGCCACTAGAATGCCATCAGCTTTTGTAGCAGCAGTGCTGGAAATTAGGAGACTATAGAGCAATGCCTTCAAAACTCTGAATATTACTTTTGCCCCTAGAATTCTAGACCAGGCAAACAATCAGTCATATATGATAGTAAAATTAAGGCATTTTCAGTTATGCAAAGTCTTAAAAAATTTACCTCTCCTGTAACCTCAGGAATTAATTGGAGAATGTGttctaccaaaacagagaaaataaactaagaagaaagaaaaaggaagacaagcATTCCGGAAAACAGGGGATTTGATCCTGGAAGGAGGCAAAAGCATCCTGAGCTGGTGATGAAGGGAGACCTGAGGATGTTGGCTTCCTGAGCAGCAGTCCTCAGGAGAAACCAATTCAAACCAGAGCAAAAGGCCCCAGGGAACCAGGAGGATGGCTTCAAGAAGAGGATAAAGTGCATCACTTCTGTGGTGTGTTTAAACATACTGAGAGCACAGAAAGAGCCTCTTTAGCCAGATATTGTTAACATTATACtgacagggaaggagagagaaaggtgtGGAGGAAGAGTTGGGCAAGCAAGTAGGTGGTGTAAGAGAATAAAACTTCATCATCCATAGTAGGAAATCAAGAGATGATGGCAAACAAAAATACCCAAAAGAGCAAACAGCATATCATTCAGAAATAAGGAGGCAAGtggatgggcgcagtggctcatgactgtaatcccaacattttgggagaccgagacgggtggatcacctgaggttacgagtttgagaccagcctggccaacatggtgaaaccctgtctctactaaaaatacaaaataattagctgggcgtggcagcagatgcctgtaatcccagctattcaggagcctgaagcaggagaatcacttgaacccaggaggcagaggttgcagtgagcctagatcatgccattgcacagcagcctggacaataaaagcgaaactccatttcaaaaaaaaaaatgaaaacaaaaacaaaaaaagaaatgaggcaaacacagaagaaaaagcgGAGGAGTGAGAATTGGAGATGAGGGAGAGAAGACTGTGGTGGTACCAGGGACTCTCAACTATGAGTGGGTAATAGCTCCATGACAATTTTTCAAGGAATTTGACCTCTTACCTTTGTTACATCTATCTGATCTGACCAGTCTCTGTTGAGGGACTCAGTGCAGTCACTGGTAGTGTGATGTTTGATGAATAGTGTGACATGGTAATAGCAGTAAAACATCACTGTCAAGGGcacaataaaatttattgcaATAACTGCCATGGTGTAAGACACAAAAGatctgaaaataagaaaaggcaATCATGATTGCCATTTAATGTACTAaatggggaaagaggaaagaggagataattatttaaaataacactcGTAGTCATTATATTGTTAAGCAGTTTAAGAAGTATATTTGACTTTTAGTTCATACAGTTAAGAAGTATATTTGACTAATTTTGAATTAGTTCCCAAGAATTGGGAAACTATGGACTATAGGCCTATTCTAGCCCATCACTcatctttgtaaataaagttttattgaaacacagccatgtGCCCTCATTTACATATTGGCTATGGCTGCTTTTACAGGATGATGTCAGAGTTGAAGAGTTGTGATAGAGACCATCTGGCCTATAGAGCctaaattatttactttaaattgttttcaagtcagaatctcgctctgtcacccaggctggagtacagtggtgcaatcacgtcTCACTGTAGCTTTAAACTCCCCAGCTGAAACCAATCTCcacttcagcctgctgagtagctgagaccactgGCTTACACCacgacatccagctaatttttttcctcttttttttttttttttttttttttaagacaggttctcaatatgttgcccaggttggtctcaaactcctggactaaagtgatcttcccaccccagcctcacagagtgccgggattacagtcatgaacccctgtgcccagcctttacTTTTTGAATCTACAGAAAATACTTTAGATTTAGATCTGGTTTGAGATTTAGAAATTTTCTGGTTTGAGATTTTAGAAGTTTTTATGTCATCCTTCATTTCTTGTAATGAACTAAATTATCCTCTTGTTCCTGGAAAATTCACAGAAGCCTTACTAACTAGCAGGCAAATCTTTGCAGTGCTTCTACTTTTGCTGCGCAGTTCTCAGAATGTGCTTAAACACCAGACCATCCCAAAAAgacagcaaggaggcagcctgggCTCTTGCCAGAGCTGTACACTCTGTCTAGCTTCACTAACCCTTTCCCTGCTCATGATCCTACCTTTGAGAATGTGCAGATATTGGAAGGGTGATTGGTATCCTGCGTTGCTGCCTTAAGAGGGAACActgggcaggaaggaaggaatggggtaagggagagaaagggagctgGAAGACCTTTACTTGCAAACAAGCGTAAGTCACTTTTCTCAATTCTGACTTTTGCTAGAATCACATCATTACTACCAAGTAAGCACTTTGCTGTCTCTGTATGAGGAACACATGATCTGAGCTTAAATTTGAAAGGGTGAGAAAATGTCTACCTTAGAAGCATTTGATTATAACATGTAAACTCGCCTCTTACCTATCATTTTTCCTCCAGTTTATGGTACAGGTAGCACCAGTAGGATCTGGGGCATAACTAGCCCACCCAACGATAGGCATCAAAGCCCAAAACAGGCCATTAATCCAGGCTCCCAGAATCATGATGATGTAAGTACTGGTGGTCATTCTTCTCCCTATTATCAAGTATAGAAAATACTAGCATCATTTGCCATTGATGGGACTCACTGTTTTAAACTTGCTTGATTCATAAGTGTTAGCAAGTAAATTCTTTACAGAGCACTTTAGTTGGCCTTAGGAGCCAAAACATGGATGCAACtccaaataaaagtaataaatatattctcCCTTTTTACCAAGCCTACCTACATAAGTTCACATTCTGGAAAAAATGACATTTAAGCTGAAACCTAAATGAGAAAAGAATCAACCAGAGGATAAGCAGGAAGAGGAACTTTCCAGACCTAGGAAAACAGCAAATACGAAGGCCTCGTTCTGGGCTTGGTCTGTGCCCCAAAGTGCGAGTGGCCTTatgaaatttggattttattctaagtacaATAGGAAGCCATTGAAACATTTGAACAATTATTGCCAAAGAAATAAGATTGACCCTAACTACAAACCATTAGGTTTATATATTAGCATATATATATTAAGTGGTCATTAGTCAAGAAATGGATTCATTAAGAAAGCTGAGAAAAGTGCTATACCTATGTCAGGAAGGCAGATGGTCAGATATCGGTCCGCAGCCACGACCGTGAGTAATCCAATGCTTGCCATtccaaaaaaaatattcaatccagCATACACCTGAAAACCAAAATTGAAAAGACTCTACCATTCTAAACACCCTCCCaagaaacatttagatttttgtacTGTTGTTAGAATATATCTCAAATATACTAAATGTTTTTTACTttactactttaaaatatattttcattatcaaaTTGTAACTTGTTTAATAAAAGAATTTATGGAAAGTAGTTTGTAATTTTATTAACTAAAATGAAccttttgaaaattttaagaCTTACAGTGAAATTTCTGTACAACACTCTATAAACAGAATGCAAAACAACCACAAACCAGCAAAAGACTAGTACTCTGAAGATGGGCAAGTCAACAGGAGGAAAagacaactcaatagaaaaatgaCCAGATGATGAATGGGTTATTCACACAAGCCTATTGGCATTTGAGTATTTATAACATTAGACATATGACCACaataaatcttcaaaaaaatactgATTATCAGATGGCATTTCACactcatgaaaatgaaaatttaaaagtctgaCAATCCCAAGTGTTAAGAAGAATGTGGGGTAATAGACGTTCTCATAATTTGAATAACTATTTTGGACAGCAATTTGGCTACTTCTGATAAAGTTCAAGATGAACATTCTCTACAACTTAATCATTCCACTCCTAGGCAATGTGTCTAGAGAAACTCACATATTGCAGAAGGAAACATATATAAGAACATTTACTGAAGTCTTGtctgtgatagaaaaaaaatgggaacaAATGTCCTCTAAGAGTAAAATGAAAAAGTACATTTGGGCTAtgttcataaaatggaatattatatagcaGTTAAAATGAATGACTTACAGCCATATCCATCAACATAAACCTCAAAAACATAATATCTAACAATGAAAGGAAATTGCATAATGCAAACAATTGATATCATTTACACAAAACCTAAAGTATTCAGACAGTATCTGgtttacatgcacacatataagatagaaaaacattcatgGGAAGAGTAAGATATCTTTTTGGCAGCTtaacttcctcctcttccttcctgggGCCTGGGGCTCTTCTTTTTCTATAGTTGCCTTTATCAAGCTTCAATTATCATACTATCCTGACAGCACTTTTGTATCAGTATCTGTATAGTTTtagatctttaaaaagaaaaacaatctgaAGCACAGATTTCAAAACATTAAGATTTCACAAAACTGATTGGAACTTATGTGGATATTGTATATTCACTACGACATTATTCCCTATAGTTTTTAGCTTATGATAGTAAACTGTTAAAGGAATTAGGCCAAAAGTAATATTTGCCTAATGTCTTAAAGCAAATTActattaatacattttctttttagtaaaaaataacaaatacatttaGTAACAATTCTCATGGAGGACATTCTTTAGGAAAAAATTCAACAACATGGTAGCTTAACTATCTTCCATATTATGATTAAATCACTAAATGCTTTATTGTTTCAGATGAAAGCAGGgtatttatttccaaatttgCAATATGCAAATTTCATCTGAATATGTAAATCAGCACTCTTCTCACTCAGTTGAATGctagttgttttgtttgtttcttcctttggATTGGGAGAATTTGGAAAATGTAACAATGGttagtaattttatttctcttattaaaGAATATATTCCTAGTCACTTCTGAAGTTGTTTTCCATAGAAGCACTATATCTATTATCCTACAATATCTTATTCGATTTAAACTCTTGGGATTCTTTTTAgacatttaaatttacatttctttaatctatttattttgctttcgTTCTAATAATCTCCAATACCTGACAGCCTGCATATCCAAATTTCCAACTTCCGTACAGATCTGAGGCAGCAGACATGGGATAGCCAATGCTACTGACCCCTATATCAGTAACAGCAAGGTTAATAATAATTGCATTTGTGGGTGTCCGAAGTTCCTTGTACTTAATGAAGATGCCCAGAACTATTATGTTGCTGAGAATACTTATCATacctgaaaacacacacaaaaaatatgatGCATTTTGGTTAATTTGAATGTTTCAAAGTAGACtcagaattaaatatttaagcccctttaaaaacataacagatctattttagttcatttatttgAAGAGCTCCTGCTGTTCTTAAAACTGTGTGTAACATCTTCACATCCCTTCTGTGAAATAAGAAACTTAAAACGCAAAGAATCTGCCAGTTGCACAAGCCAGCACTGAAGGCTGGTTTTAATGTCATCACTATTGAGTGTTCTGTCCTTGACCTTCCTTCATTGGCTTTCTTACCATTCCTGCTGATTTTTAGGACGAATGTGTGACTGACCATACCGTCTTTTTGGCAGCTttacttcctcctcttccttcctgggTCCTGGGGCTCTTCTTTTTCTATAGTTGCCTTTATCAAGCTTCAATTATTATACTATCCTGACAGCATTTTTGTCACTATTTCCAGCCATGACACAAGTTCCAGTTCCacatcttctcttttccttcaacTCATTGTCATTAAACATTTACTAAGCATTTACCATATGTAAAATTGTATGACTATTCCAGTATTTCTTGAAACTCAACATGTCCAAATTCTtcatccaacacacacacacccacaccactACCCTGATAGAAGAATGCATACTACAAGACTTGACTATCCAGAGAGGAAGTTGAGTCAGCTTTTTGGTTCATAGAGAAGCCTCACAGCTGATACCAACCTAATCAAGTTCTTGACTGTTTGCTTGCAGGTTCAGGACCTCATTGTTGTCAGTGCCCCAGAGTGGTTGCACTGAGGCGGACGGATAACTACACTTATCAACCAGAATGCCACTGCATTAATTTACACTGAGGAGTATTGTTGAGTGTACTGGATGTGCATGTTCAACATCCCCTACATGCTGTAAAGGGCAAAAGCCAGATATGGGCCATACTAGGTCCTAACGGGGTGTGGGGGCTGGGGTGTGAACAGATTTCAGCCAAGAAACTAGAATCATTACTGGATTATTAGAGACTAAAGGAGGGTTGTGCAACAAGCAGGAATAGAGTTGAATTCCTCGTCAAGAATTACTTGGTGATCAATCCCCAACTACTGTCAGAGAAGGACAGTTTCCAAGCACCAACATACAACAATACCAGCTCAGTAAAAACTTTTATCATATCTTGGCACTTCATTCAGAACTTCCATCTTAGCCTGTTATGCTAACCTTCCAGATTCCTGTTCTTTTCCCCTCCTTGCTTCTGGCAGAATCAGCTTGCTATAACATAGAATTAACCACGGTTCTTCACCTCTCGAGAACTTGTAATATTCTCCACTGGCTGTGGGATAAAATCCAAATGTCCCAACCTGATATCCAGGTTCTTTGCCTCAATCTGTTGTCACTCTCTAGAAGCAAATTTCTACACTTGTGAAACAAACTCTCTATTCTAGTTATGTCCCAGATACACCATGCTTGACTCATATTTCTCCCACTTGGAGCATCCTGCTCCTTCCTTCTGCCTATCCAAATGCCATCCATCCTTCAAACTTCAGTTCAAGCTCTTAACCCTTCTCCTATCCACACTATCCTCTCCTTCCTAAATTTCCGAATGACTTGCTTATAATATAGTCTTACGTGACTCTATATAATTTAACTGGTACTTTTCCTAGTCTTTTCATGTAGATTTCAGGCTCCTCATTATTTCTGTGGTTTTTGATTATGTGACATACAGCAGATTTATTTAACAAGTGGCTACAACTAAAACCCATATTGCTTAGTTTCTACCATTCCTTCAAGATAATTAGCACACAATGATAGCAAATTTGATAATTTGGCCTTATTTTTAGCATCTACGATTGTCGCATGTATACAAAAATACTCTGAAGAATTTAATGAAGAATCTTTCTGGGCtacctacagattcaatgattttttaaaagttagataaAAACAGTGCAGTAAATTGCTGCCTACCAAGTACACAACCAGAATAAAGTAACTATAATTCTGGGAGTCTTAGAAATAATGGGGGGTATGAAGTAAACAGTTTCGTGCTTTTCTCTATTCTCTCTGCAGCTGTGCCAAACACTCTGCCTTGTTTCCCCAGATGCAGGTCTTCTAATGGGTATAACAATAGATCACCTAGTCAGTAGGTTTTAGTTAAGTCCCATCTCACAGTCAGTCTAAACGCTACGTAGCACTTGAGGTTGACTTCTCTTTCACccttgaaacatttttttctcttgtcttctgtGATTTCCATCCAATCTCTTGGACAGACCCTTCTTGATCTACTTCCTGGCCTTTCTTTCCCCATCTGACTCATTAAATATGTGCATTGTCCAACCTTCTGTCTTGGACCCCTTTCTTTTCACATACTCTGAGTGATTTCTTCATATCCAAGGCTATACCGATACTTTCCAGCCTCCGGACACTCAAACCCATGTGTCCAGCTTTTTACTGGACACCTCTCAAACTGAACTGAGAGACTTTTTCACCTGCCTCAAACCTGTTCTTCCCCAGGTGTGTTTCTATCTTGATGAAGACCATCACCATCTATTCAGtagctcaaaaaaagaaacctagGAGTCATCTTTGATGCTTCCTCTCCTCCCACAGTCTTATCATCCAATCATCAATTCCACCTTCTAGCTCTTGAATGTATCTACTTCTTTCTGTCCCCACTGCCATTATTCCCTCCTCAGAATCACTGCAATGTCCTCCTATGTGGTTTCTTAGATACCACTATAGCgcatttctaaaatgcaaatcagatcatgtcactctgGTTTCAAATCCTTTAGTGACTCCCTGTCACCTTTAAAACTTACATGGCTCATCACTGTCTGATACTCAGCTATCATTTCCAACATATCTCTCACCCTTCATCTTACGATTCATCCATAATGATTTATCTCAGATTCTCGAATTCACCATGTCCTCTTACCTCCCGGCCTCAATTGGGGAAAGGGAGAGTGCTCAAGGACACTAAATTAACAAAATGTCTGTCGCACTGGAAGTTGGTAACAGTTTATAGGAGCCAAAAtctaaataaaagattaaataaaaaatctaaacagCCTCTTGGTGAAagtaacaaatgaaataaatgctttCACTACACCCTTTCCTCAtacttttggttttgatttgcaagtTTACGTGGATTTTGTTAAAGGAGGAAAGTTAGGGGATCTAAAGAAAAATAGGTGCTTGATACAGGGTCAGAACAAAAGCATAAAGAGGTCAGATCTGCTTCCTTCAGTTGCTCCACAAGAAACACAAGTGAACAACACATACACATTGTATACCTTGATAAAGCTGACTCATGGAGTTATATGTGAGGGCTCTAGAAACAaaatgcctgggttcaaatcctggtgtAGCTACTCAGATGTGTGTGTTAGACAAGATTCTTAAGTTCTTCATCAGTATAAACtagagaaataaaactgaaaagtaaCTTACTGAATTAGTGTAAGGATGAATTATCCTGTATGTGCAAGgttttagaacagtgcttggtatATAGCAAGTATTCAAATGATAACATTGGTAGCAGTAGTAAcattactattactactactgttACAGGGATAATAACTAAATAGAATATTTTCTGCATGCTAATTTTGTTACCAGGTCAAAAAAGGATAGgtctggttgtttgtttttgctttttggttttttttttttggtcatctacaaaaaactaaaccAAACACTTGTATACAAAGtatttccatgtaattgttacgagatttttctctcttttttgcaaTAACAAAGAAACTAGTACTTGTTTAGTACTTATCATACAGAGGTATTCAAATGAACGAGATAACATGTCACTAAAATCACAAAACTTAACTGAGGAACTCACAATTTCTAGCACTGGAAGTAATATGCTGAATTATAAGAAAGAAACGAAACAATTATAAACTGGGTATAGGATGATATGTTACACTTTTCATTCTACTTTTaagtatgtttgaaattttcataaAAGTCCACCCAAAAAATAATGAACCCAGTATAATACAGTGACTCCTAAAACTTGTTACGGAGTATAAAGTTGAAAATTAAGTGATTGCTCAATATAAAAGTTACACAATTCAATGAtacaatcaaaagacagagtttCTACTGTCATTTCCCCCATCCGTTTTTTTCTGCAAACAATCCTTTACATCAGTGAGTGTGTacagaggaaagggaaaaagaaacaaatatttgccCAACACCTACTATTGGCATTTATGTATCATTTAATTTTACGCCTTATGACAATCATGACAGGTAACTTACTCTTATCCttgttttacaggtgagaaaatggaAGAACAAAAAGGAGAAGGAACTTGCTCACAGTTGCAAATATACTAAAACATGAAATCCAAAATTCAAGAGTTTTCCAATAAGTATTCTAGAGCAAGCTGAATTTTCAAACTCTGTCCTTAAATGACAATATACTCTGATCTGTCTTCTTAGGACTTTTTCTTTCCAGAACCTTTAAGTCCTTAGCTAAATTCTAccacaaagaacaaaaatatgaGGATTATGTATAAGAATagtaaatgatataaaaatatatttttgccatGGTGCATGCTCTTCTCCAATAAAAACTTTGACAATGCAATAAccaaatatatagatttttataaaagaaCTACTTATTACATAGAAAACTTTTCTCAGCCCCACTTCACTGTTCTTACATTATCAAACATCAAAATAACCCGCGACAATGGCTATCACTAATGCTTTCACCCACATTCTCTTA from Callithrix jacchus isolate 240 chromosome 3, calJac240_pri, whole genome shotgun sequence includes:
- the RRH gene encoding visual pigment-like receptor peropsin, with the translated sequence MLRNNLGNSSDSKNEDGSVFSQTEHNIVASYLIMAGMISILSNIIVLGIFIKYKELRTPTNAIIINLAVTDIGVSSIGYPMSAASDLYGSWKFGYAGCQVYAGLNIFFGMASIGLLTVVAADRYLTICLPDIGRRMTTSTYIIMILGAWINGLFWALMPIVGWASYAPDPTGATCTINWRKNDRSFVSYTMAVIAINFIVPLTVMFYCYYHVTLFIKHHTTSDCTESLNRDWSDQIDVTKMSVIMICMFLVAWSPYSIVCLWASFGDPKNIPPAMAIIAPLFAKSSTFYNPCIYVVANKKFRRAMLAMLKCQTHQTMPVTSVLPMDISQNPLASGRI